The Heptranchias perlo isolate sHepPer1 chromosome 17, sHepPer1.hap1, whole genome shotgun sequence genome has a segment encoding these proteins:
- the LOC137333930 gene encoding zinc finger protein 501-like, translated as MLTHQRVHTGESPFTRSMYGKGFTQSFSLLTHQRVHTGESPFTRSVCGKGFTQSSSLLTHQRVHTGERPFTCSILLTHQRVHTGERPFTCSMYGKGYTCSSSLVETQFVHTDKRPFKCSDCEKSFKRSNDLLKHQCTHAGERPFTCSVCGKGFTCLFGLLRHQRVHM; from the exons ATGCTgacgcaccagcgagttcacactggggagagtccGTTCACCCGCTCCAtgtatgggaagggattcacccAGTCATTcagcctgctgacacaccagcgagttcacaccggggagagtcCGTTCACccgctccgtgtgtgggaagggattcacccaGTCATCcagcctgctgacacaccagcgagttcacactggggagaggccattcacctgctccat cctgctgacacaccagcgagttcacaccggggagaggccattcacctgctccatgtatgGGAAGGGATACACTTGTTCATCCAGCCTCGTTGAAACTCaatttgttcacactgataagagaccttttaaatgttctgactgtgagaagagctttaaaagaagtaatgatctgctgaaacaccaatgcACTCAtgctggggagaggccgttcacctgctcagtgtgtgggaagggattcacttgtttaTTTGGCCTTTTgagacaccaacgagttcacatgtga